One window of the Oceanicaulis sp. genome contains the following:
- the hisS gene encoding histidine--tRNA ligase, translating into MAKQKAFKPKARRPRGFEDRSAHTLRAERALVAAASGVYERWGFEPLETPAFEYADALGKFLPDEERPNEGVFAMQDDDEQWMALRYDLTAPLARFAAENYQDLAKPFRRYQFGEVWRNEKPGPGRFRQFVQCDADSVGAAGPAADAEMIALASEVMAAAGLGQGEYVIRVNDRRLLDAVLEQLGEGAADKRLRVLRAIDKLDRLGLEGVEQLLGEGRKDESGDFTEGAGLDAAQRRTVLDFVAIQKAVAESNASANEANRYTLERLAATLGGSNTGKAAVSDLEEITAILDALGKSGRWLLDTTVVRGLGYYTGPVFEAELLAQATYADGSPMRFGSVGGGGRYDDLVARFTGQAVPATGFSFGVSRFAAALSALGRLDAAEADPLVVVIAAEKDRMADYFALAAELRAAGLRAEAFVGGGNMGKQLKYADRRGAAFAVIIGSEEREKGEAQIKDLALGARLAVQIEDNKAWREDQPAQFTVRREAVVSAVRERLGR; encoded by the coding sequence ATGGCGAAACAGAAGGCGTTCAAGCCCAAGGCCCGTCGTCCGCGCGGTTTCGAGGACCGGTCCGCGCATACGCTGCGCGCCGAGCGCGCCCTGGTCGCCGCGGCGAGCGGGGTCTACGAGCGCTGGGGGTTCGAGCCGCTGGAGACGCCGGCCTTCGAGTACGCCGACGCGCTGGGCAAGTTCCTGCCCGACGAGGAGCGGCCCAACGAAGGCGTCTTCGCCATGCAGGACGACGACGAGCAGTGGATGGCGCTGCGCTACGACCTGACCGCGCCGCTCGCCCGTTTCGCCGCAGAAAACTATCAGGACCTCGCCAAGCCTTTCCGCCGCTATCAGTTCGGCGAGGTCTGGCGCAATGAAAAGCCCGGCCCGGGCCGCTTCCGCCAGTTCGTCCAGTGCGACGCCGACAGCGTCGGCGCAGCCGGCCCGGCTGCAGATGCGGAGATGATCGCGCTCGCCAGCGAAGTCATGGCTGCGGCGGGCCTGGGGCAGGGCGAGTATGTCATCCGGGTGAACGACCGCCGGCTGCTGGACGCCGTGCTCGAACAGCTCGGCGAGGGCGCGGCGGACAAGCGGCTGCGGGTCCTGCGCGCGATCGACAAGCTCGACCGGCTGGGCCTTGAAGGCGTCGAGCAATTGCTCGGCGAAGGGCGCAAGGACGAGAGCGGGGACTTCACCGAAGGCGCAGGCCTGGACGCGGCGCAGCGGCGCACGGTGCTCGACTTCGTCGCCATCCAGAAGGCGGTCGCCGAAAGCAACGCCTCGGCCAACGAGGCCAATCGGTACACGCTCGAGCGGCTGGCCGCGACCCTCGGCGGGTCGAACACCGGCAAGGCGGCGGTGAGCGATCTTGAAGAGATCACCGCCATACTGGACGCGCTGGGCAAGTCGGGCCGCTGGCTGCTGGACACCACGGTGGTGCGCGGGCTGGGCTATTACACCGGACCGGTTTTCGAGGCCGAGCTGCTGGCCCAGGCGACCTATGCGGACGGCAGCCCGATGCGCTTCGGCTCGGTCGGCGGGGGCGGGCGTTATGACGATCTCGTCGCGCGCTTCACCGGCCAGGCCGTGCCCGCGACCGGGTTCAGCTTCGGCGTTTCCCGCTTTGCGGCCGCGCTCAGCGCGCTCGGCCGTCTGGATGCCGCCGAGGCCGATCCGCTCGTGGTGGTGATCGCTGCGGAAAAGGACCGTATGGCGGACTATTTCGCGCTCGCCGCCGAGCTGCGGGCCGCCGGCCTCAGGGCCGAGGCCTTCGTGGGCGGCGGAAACATGGGCAAGCAGCTGAAATACGCCGACCGGCGCGGCGCGGCGTTCGCGGTCATCATCGGTTCCGAAGAGCGCGAAAAGGGCGAAGCGCAGATCAAGGATCTCGCGCTCGGCGCCCGGCTCGCCGTCCAGATCGAGGACAACAAGGCCTGGCGTGAGGACCAGCCCGCCCAGTTCACGGTCAGGCGCGAGGCGGTCGTTTCGGCCGTTCGCGAGCGCCTGGGCCGCTGA
- a CDS encoding glycoside hydrolase family 3 N-terminal domain-containing protein, giving the protein MTITLDRRRFVGAAAGLGLASMTGATAAASSSWADAPLERLVGRMLILGFLGDAPGGGDTDALTDHLAEGRVGGALFLRHNARSRAGIEGLTAQFRAAAPDAFLSVDQEGGFVQRLSGDMGYYKIPTASALVEAGPEAARAAFDRGAEELAAAGFNMNLAPIADLHQDGNAVIARWERAFGDDPAAVAQYCALFVEAMEARRIACSIKHFPGHGRSIGDSHDGYVDLTETWSFEEVEPFARLIDTDHAHLIMGGHLVNERLDPEGLPATLSRPMLRGLLRQAMGYSGAIITDDLDMGAIRSHYSREEAIVRSIAAGNDLLLISNSADADPDLPRRAVDWVGAAVERGDLTMDRLVEASIRIDALHQITDPV; this is encoded by the coding sequence ATGACCATCACACTCGACCGGCGCCGCTTTGTCGGCGCGGCCGCGGGCCTGGGGCTCGCCTCGATGACTGGCGCGACCGCTGCGGCGTCGTCCTCCTGGGCCGACGCGCCGCTGGAGCGTCTGGTCGGACGGATGCTGATCCTGGGCTTTCTCGGCGATGCGCCGGGGGGCGGGGACACCGACGCGCTGACCGATCATCTCGCCGAAGGCCGGGTCGGCGGGGCGCTGTTCCTGCGCCATAACGCGCGCTCGCGGGCGGGTATTGAAGGGCTGACCGCGCAGTTTCGCGCCGCCGCGCCGGACGCCTTCCTGTCGGTCGATCAGGAGGGCGGCTTCGTTCAGCGCCTGAGCGGAGACATGGGCTATTACAAGATCCCCACCGCCTCGGCCCTCGTCGAAGCCGGTCCCGAAGCCGCGCGCGCCGCGTTCGACCGGGGCGCGGAGGAGCTGGCTGCGGCCGGGTTCAACATGAACCTCGCCCCGATCGCGGACCTTCATCAGGACGGCAACGCCGTCATCGCCCGCTGGGAGCGCGCCTTCGGCGACGACCCGGCCGCGGTGGCGCAGTATTGCGCCCTGTTCGTCGAGGCGATGGAGGCGCGCCGCATCGCCTGTTCGATCAAGCACTTCCCCGGCCACGGCCGTTCGATCGGCGACAGCCATGACGGCTATGTCGACCTCACCGAAACCTGGAGCTTTGAAGAGGTCGAGCCCTTCGCCCGGCTGATCGACACCGATCACGCGCATCTGATCATGGGCGGGCATCTGGTCAATGAGCGCCTCGACCCCGAAGGCCTGCCCGCCACGCTCAGCCGGCCCATGCTGCGCGGCCTGCTGCGCCAGGCGATGGGCTATTCCGGCGCGATCATCACCGACGATCTCGACATGGGTGCGATCCGCTCGCACTACAGCCGGGAGGAGGCGATCGTGCGCTCGATCGCAGCGGGCAACGATCTCCTGCTGATCTCGAACTCGGCGGACGCCGATCCCGACCTGCCCCGCCGGGCGGTCGACTGGGTGGGCGCGGCGGTCGAGCGCGGCGATCTGACGATGGATCGCCTCGTCGAAGCGAGCATCCGCATCGACGCGCTGCACCAGATCACCGATCCGGTCTAG
- a CDS encoding DUF998 domain-containing protein encodes MRIIDALRPDRPAVPHPVLFACGIAAVLGAVAGLSGDIITVRLNDQLNFVANTVSQGAAGPHSIWVDLGLTLEGLGLVAIAAGLHHWSLGRNPRFIAGCAVMALTGLSVVLLAWHNAYGDGEPGGFVFHKPLTLVIGLLFAAALGLLARELGELDTGYYRFSFIAAGAWLIAWPAFIVTPEAYNGAVERIAGFTLITWMVIAGRLLMRRGRGERLDEGGF; translated from the coding sequence ATGCGCATCATCGACGCCCTCCGACCGGACCGCCCCGCCGTGCCGCATCCGGTTCTGTTCGCCTGCGGGATCGCCGCCGTGCTCGGCGCGGTGGCCGGGCTTTCGGGCGACATCATCACCGTGCGGCTGAACGATCAGCTGAACTTCGTCGCGAACACCGTCTCCCAGGGCGCGGCGGGGCCGCACTCGATCTGGGTCGATCTTGGGCTGACGCTGGAAGGGCTGGGCCTGGTCGCGATCGCGGCCGGACTTCATCACTGGAGCCTGGGGCGCAATCCGCGCTTCATCGCGGGCTGCGCCGTCATGGCGCTCACCGGGCTCAGCGTCGTCCTGCTCGCCTGGCACAACGCCTATGGCGACGGCGAGCCGGGCGGGTTCGTCTTCCACAAGCCGCTCACCCTGGTGATCGGATTGCTGTTCGCCGCAGCCCTCGGGCTGCTGGCCAGGGAACTCGGCGAGCTCGACACCGGGTATTACCGGTTCAGCTTCATCGCGGCGGGCGCCTGGCTGATCGCCTGGCCGGCCTTCATCGTCACGCCGGAGGCGTATAACGGCGCGGTCGAGCGCATCGCCGGCTTCACGCTGATCACCTGGATGGTCATCGCCGGCCGCCTGCTGATGCGGCGCGGGCGTGGCGAGCGTCTGGACGAAGGCGGGTTCTAG
- the groL gene encoding chaperonin GroEL (60 kDa chaperone family; promotes refolding of misfolded polypeptides especially under stressful conditions; forms two stacked rings of heptamers to form a barrel-shaped 14mer; ends can be capped by GroES; misfolded proteins enter the barrel where they are refolded when GroES binds), with protein sequence MAAKDVKFSASAREKMLKGVDTLANAVKVTLGPKGRNVVIEKSFGAPRTTKDGVSVAKEIELEDKFENMGAQMVREVASRTNDEAGDGTTTATVLAQAIIREGMKSVAAGMNPMDLKRGIDKAVLKVVENIKSISTPIKGSEEIAQVGTISANGEKEIGEMIARAMEKVGNEGVITVEEAKSLETELEVVEGMQFDRGYLSPYFITDADKMQAELEDPYILLFEKKLSSLQAMLPVLEAVVQSNRPLLIIAEDVEGEALATLVVNKLRGGLKIAAVKAPGFGDRRKAMLEDIAVLTGGQVVSEDLGIKLENVTLDMLGTAKKVTITKDDTTIVDGAGEKEAIEGRVSQIRRQIEDTSSDYDKEKLQERLAKLAGGVAVIKVGGASEIEVKERKDRVDDALNATRAAVEEGIVPGGGIALLKASKALEGLTGDNDDQDQGIAIIARALQAPIRQIAENAGVEGSIVVGKVLDSSDANFGYNAQTETYEDLVKAGVIDPAKVARIALQDAASVAALMITTEAAVAEKPKKNEPAPAAPDMGGMGF encoded by the coding sequence ATGGCTGCTAAAGACGTCAAATTCTCCGCCTCCGCGCGCGAGAAAATGCTCAAGGGCGTGGACACCCTCGCCAACGCCGTAAAGGTCACCCTGGGCCCGAAAGGCCGCAACGTGGTGATCGAGAAGTCCTTCGGCGCCCCGCGCACCACCAAGGACGGCGTGTCGGTCGCCAAGGAAATCGAGCTTGAGGACAAGTTCGAGAACATGGGCGCCCAGATGGTCCGCGAAGTCGCTTCGCGCACCAACGACGAAGCCGGCGACGGCACCACCACCGCCACCGTGCTGGCCCAGGCCATCATCCGCGAAGGCATGAAGTCGGTCGCCGCGGGCATGAACCCGATGGACCTCAAGCGCGGCATCGACAAGGCCGTCCTGAAGGTCGTCGAGAACATCAAGTCGATCTCCACCCCGATCAAGGGTTCTGAAGAGATCGCCCAGGTCGGCACCATCTCCGCGAACGGCGAAAAAGAGATCGGCGAGATGATCGCCCGCGCCATGGAGAAAGTCGGCAATGAAGGCGTGATCACGGTCGAGGAAGCCAAATCCCTCGAAACCGAGCTCGAAGTCGTCGAAGGCATGCAGTTCGACCGCGGCTACCTGTCGCCGTACTTCATCACCGACGCCGACAAGATGCAGGCCGAGCTGGAAGACCCCTACATCCTGCTGTTCGAGAAGAAGCTCTCCTCGCTGCAGGCCATGCTCCCCGTGCTCGAAGCGGTGGTCCAGTCCAACCGTCCGCTGCTCATCATCGCTGAAGACGTCGAAGGCGAAGCGCTGGCGACCCTGGTGGTCAACAAGCTGCGCGGCGGCCTGAAGATCGCCGCGGTGAAGGCGCCGGGCTTCGGCGACCGCCGCAAGGCCATGCTGGAAGACATCGCCGTCCTGACCGGCGGCCAGGTCGTCAGCGAAGACCTCGGCATCAAGCTCGAGAACGTCACCCTCGACATGCTCGGCACCGCCAAGAAGGTCACGATCACCAAGGACGACACCACGATCGTGGACGGCGCGGGCGAGAAAGAGGCCATCGAAGGCCGCGTCTCCCAGATCCGCCGTCAGATCGAGGACACCTCGTCTGACTACGACAAGGAGAAGCTGCAGGAACGCCTCGCCAAGCTGGCCGGCGGTGTTGCGGTGATCAAGGTCGGCGGCGCTTCGGAAATCGAAGTGAAAGAGCGTAAGGACCGCGTCGACGACGCGCTGAACGCCACCCGCGCGGCGGTCGAGGAAGGCATCGTGCCGGGCGGCGGCATCGCCCTGCTCAAGGCCTCCAAGGCGCTCGAAGGCCTGACCGGCGACAACGACGATCAGGACCAGGGCATCGCGATCATCGCGCGCGCCCTGCAGGCCCCGATCCGTCAGATCGCCGAGAACGCCGGCGTTGAAGGCTCGATCGTGGTCGGCAAGGTGCTCGACAGCTCCGACGCCAATTTCGGCTACAACGCTCAGACCGAGACCTACGAAGACCTGGTGAAAGCCGGCGTCATCGACCCGGCCAAAGTCGCCCGCATCGCGCTTCAGGACGCCGCCTCGGTGGCCGCCCTGATGATCACGACCGAAGCGGCCGTGGCCGAAAAGCCGAAGAAGAACGAGCCCGCCCCGGCGGCTCCGGACATGGGCGGCATGGGCTTCTAA
- the groES gene encoding co-chaperone GroES, whose translation MNFRPLHDRVLVKRVEEEAKTKGGIIIPDTAKEKPQEGEIVAVGGGAIKEDGTVRPLDVKAGDRILFGKWSGTEVTVDGQELLIMKESDILGILEGKSAAKAA comes from the coding sequence ATGAATTTTCGTCCTCTGCACGATCGCGTGCTGGTGAAGCGCGTCGAGGAAGAAGCCAAGACCAAGGGCGGGATCATCATTCCCGACACCGCCAAGGAGAAGCCGCAGGAAGGCGAAATCGTCGCGGTCGGCGGCGGCGCCATCAAGGAAGACGGCACGGTGCGTCCGCTGGACGTGAAAGCCGGCGACCGGATCCTGTTCGGCAAGTGGTCGGGTACCGAAGTGACCGTCGACGGTCAGGAACTCCTGATCATGAAAGAGTCCGACATCCTGGGCATCCTGGAAGGCAAGTCCGCCGCGAAGGCCGCTTGA
- a CDS encoding OmpA family protein — MILRSLTAAALALGLAAACTTTDQYGNVTRNNAGTGVLLGAAGGALLGTLAGGDDARNAAVGAAAGAALGGGVGVYMDRQEEAYRERLRGSGVSVRRVGDELILTMPGDITFETDSSRVAPRFDPVLSDVADVMMTYPATYVDVIGHADQRGDASYNQALSERRASAVAAELIARGVNGDRFYVAGMGERQLLDPANNPTAWAANRRVEIKISPPRRGTM; from the coding sequence ATGATCCTTCGTTCTCTCACCGCCGCCGCGCTGGCCCTGGGCCTGGCCGCGGCGTGCACCACCACCGACCAGTACGGCAACGTCACGCGCAACAACGCCGGCACCGGCGTTCTTCTGGGTGCGGCCGGCGGGGCCCTGCTCGGCACGCTCGCGGGCGGCGACGACGCGCGCAACGCCGCGGTCGGCGCTGCGGCTGGCGCGGCCCTCGGCGGCGGCGTCGGGGTCTATATGGACCGCCAGGAAGAAGCCTATCGCGAGCGCCTGCGCGGCTCGGGCGTCTCCGTTCGCCGCGTCGGCGACGAGCTCATCCTGACCATGCCCGGCGACATCACCTTCGAGACCGACAGTTCGCGCGTCGCGCCGCGCTTCGATCCGGTGCTGTCTGACGTGGCCGACGTGATGATGACCTACCCGGCCACCTATGTGGACGTGATCGGTCACGCCGACCAGCGCGGCGACGCCAGCTACAACCAGGCGCTTTCCGAACGCCGCGCCAGCGCGGTGGCCGCCGAGCTGATCGCGCGCGGGGTGAACGGCGACCGGTTCTACGTCGCCGGCATGGGTGAGCGTCAGCTGCTCGACCCGGCCAACAACCCCACCGCCTGGGCCGCCAACCGCCGGGTGGAGATCAAGATCTCTCCGCCCCGCCGCGGCACCATGTAA
- a CDS encoding EAL domain-containing protein, with translation MPRAGDILVVLTYAMVAVVAALGFDRLGLMNTQMAWLMGALVFLIAGQVHSAAVRAQEKSLFEDELHQLKAANLSMLEELEAAQARIDELAQTGGGKPGEPARQDETLLAEILSRLDKAKAEPEPVEIRADAADIVRDALDANRVDLYLQPVVGLPQRRTYFYEGYTRIRDAEGQVIPPGEFLAAAEQAGLITDVDNLLLLRCVQIVRRLTKSDRRVGVFCNVSIRSLADEDFFPAFLDFLRRNSDLAGALIFEMPRAAFEARSAVAARNMARLADYGFRFSLDQISDLNIDLAELQRAGVRFLKVPGRRLIEAAHGGEPIAGREPGAVRPEDMAGLFARYGVDLVAEKIEAEATVVEVLDLDIAYAQGHLFGAPRPVRDDVITAADQEVRRTG, from the coding sequence ATGCCGCGCGCGGGCGACATACTGGTGGTGCTCACCTACGCCATGGTGGCCGTGGTGGCCGCGCTCGGATTCGACCGGCTGGGGCTGATGAACACCCAGATGGCCTGGTTGATGGGCGCGCTGGTCTTCCTCATCGCCGGCCAGGTGCACAGCGCCGCGGTGCGGGCGCAGGAAAAATCCCTGTTCGAGGACGAGCTGCACCAGCTCAAGGCCGCCAATCTCTCCATGCTCGAAGAGCTCGAGGCCGCCCAGGCGCGCATCGACGAACTCGCCCAGACCGGAGGCGGCAAGCCCGGAGAGCCGGCCCGGCAGGACGAGACCCTGCTCGCCGAGATCCTCAGCCGGCTCGACAAGGCCAAGGCCGAGCCCGAGCCGGTCGAAATCCGCGCCGACGCCGCCGATATCGTCCGCGACGCGCTCGACGCGAACCGGGTCGATCTCTATCTGCAGCCCGTGGTCGGCCTGCCCCAGCGGCGCACCTATTTCTACGAGGGCTATACGCGCATCCGCGACGCAGAGGGCCAGGTCATCCCGCCCGGCGAGTTTCTGGCCGCCGCCGAGCAGGCCGGACTCATCACCGATGTGGACAATCTGCTGCTGCTGCGCTGCGTTCAGATCGTACGCCGTCTGACCAAGTCCGATCGGCGTGTGGGCGTGTTCTGCAACGTCTCGATCCGCAGCCTGGCCGACGAGGACTTTTTCCCGGCCTTTCTCGATTTCCTGCGCCGCAATTCCGATCTCGCCGGCGCGCTGATCTTCGAGATGCCCCGCGCCGCCTTCGAGGCGCGCTCGGCCGTGGCGGCGCGCAACATGGCGCGCCTTGCCGATTACGGCTTCCGCTTCTCGCTCGACCAGATCAGCGATCTCAATATCGACCTCGCCGAGCTTCAGCGCGCCGGCGTGCGATTCCTGAAAGTCCCCGGCCGGCGCCTGATCGAAGCCGCCCATGGCGGCGAACCGATCGCGGGCCGCGAGCCCGGCGCGGTGCGTCCTGAAGACATGGCCGGACTGTTCGCGCGCTATGGCGTCGATCTGGTCGCCGAGAAGATCGAGGCCGAAGCCACCGTCGTCGAAGTCCTCGATCTCGACATCGCCTACGCCCAGGGCCACCTCTTCGGCGCCCCGCGCCCGGTCCGCGACGACGTCATCACCGCCGCCGACCAGGAGGTGCGGCGGACGGGGTGA
- a CDS encoding helix-turn-helix transcriptional regulator produces MSDLASVRDFHDALARGEEELLPDAVVGRLLDGESPVRVWREHRGQSLRGLARLAGLSAAYLSEIESGVKSPSVRTLQALATALGVSLDDLAPAPAPAG; encoded by the coding sequence ATGAGTGACTTGGCTTCGGTGCGCGACTTCCATGACGCCCTTGCGCGCGGCGAGGAAGAGCTGTTGCCCGATGCGGTGGTGGGCCGCCTGCTCGACGGCGAGAGCCCCGTCCGGGTTTGGCGCGAGCATCGCGGCCAGTCGCTGCGCGGTCTCGCCCGCCTTGCGGGGCTCAGCGCGGCCTATCTCAGCGAGATCGAGAGCGGCGTGAAATCGCCGAGCGTCAGAACCCTTCAGGCGCTCGCGACCGCGCTCGGCGTGAGCCTCGACGATCTCGCTCCGGCACCCGCGCCCGCCGGTTGA
- a CDS encoding HAD family hydrolase, with the protein MTDHPRLSDLAAQYDAVLCDVWGVIRDGRSLVQPALDALEKYRAQGGTVVLVSNSPRRSASLKTHLSELGGTPRHFDEAVTSGDAIHSVLTARAPGPAFKLGPDWDDPLYEGTGLDFAPLKEAEFVSCTGLFDYETETPDQYEDLLREAQLRRFDMVCANPDIIVQVGDELRYCAGALAQMYEKMGGTVILAGKPHPPIYDLAYAKIEAIGGEPADKSRILAIGDGPGTDIAGAQREGVDALFIAGGITSGRLQGGFSEERAQALLAEDGLSARFCAPGLVW; encoded by the coding sequence ATGACCGACCATCCCCGCCTTTCCGACCTCGCCGCCCAGTATGACGCCGTGCTGTGCGACGTCTGGGGCGTGATCCGCGACGGGCGCAGCCTCGTCCAGCCCGCGCTGGACGCGCTCGAAAAGTACCGCGCCCAGGGCGGAACGGTGGTGCTGGTGTCGAACTCGCCCCGGCGATCGGCCTCGCTGAAGACCCATCTGTCAGAGCTCGGCGGGACGCCTCGGCATTTCGACGAAGCGGTCACCTCGGGCGACGCCATCCATTCGGTGCTCACCGCGCGCGCGCCGGGGCCCGCCTTCAAGCTCGGGCCGGACTGGGACGATCCGCTCTACGAGGGCACCGGGCTGGACTTTGCGCCGCTGAAGGAGGCCGAATTCGTCTCCTGCACCGGCCTGTTCGACTACGAGACCGAGACGCCGGACCAGTACGAAGACCTTCTGCGCGAGGCGCAGCTCAGGCGGTTCGACATGGTCTGCGCCAATCCCGACATCATCGTCCAGGTCGGCGACGAGCTCAGATACTGCGCCGGCGCACTGGCGCAGATGTACGAAAAGATGGGCGGGACGGTCATCCTCGCCGGCAAGCCGCATCCGCCGATCTATGATCTCGCCTACGCCAAGATCGAGGCGATCGGTGGCGAGCCGGCCGACAAGTCCCGCATTCTCGCGATCGGCGACGGGCCGGGCACCGACATCGCCGGCGCCCAGCGCGAAGGCGTGGACGCGCTCTTCATCGCCGGCGGGATCACGTCAGGCCGCTTGCAGGGCGGCTTTTCCGAAGAGCGCGCGCAGGCGCTGCTCGCCGAAGACGGGCTCAGCGCGCGTTTTTGCGCGCCGGGCCTTGTCTGGTGA
- a CDS encoding SIMPL domain-containing protein (The SIMPL domain is named for its presence in mouse protein SIMPL (signalling molecule that associates with mouse pelle-like kinase). Bacterial member BP26, from Brucella, was shown to assemble into a channel-like structure, while YggE from E. coli has been associated with resistance to oxidative stress.) yields the protein MIRALALCTALALPAAAALPASAFAQTAPAESPALLSLSATGEVSLTPDQARTTAGVVTRGDTAAEAVRANAQAMNRVFAALRRAGIAERDLQTANLSVNPVYARPDRDSDNSEARITGYEARNEVSALVRDISDIGAVIDAMFEAGANTLQGVQFLSSEAEGARDEARRRAVAELMALRDLYAEAAGFTIVGLESFTESGGMRPQIVMTAARMESMDMRTPVAPGELTVRVQVSASWEIEG from the coding sequence ATGATCCGCGCGCTCGCGCTTTGCACCGCCCTCGCCCTGCCCGCTGCTGCGGCCCTGCCCGCGTCTGCGTTCGCCCAGACCGCGCCGGCCGAAAGCCCGGCCCTGTTGTCGCTGAGCGCGACCGGAGAGGTGAGCCTCACCCCAGACCAGGCGCGCACGACCGCCGGCGTGGTCACGCGCGGGGACACCGCCGCCGAGGCGGTGCGGGCGAACGCGCAAGCGATGAACCGGGTTTTCGCCGCGCTGCGCCGGGCGGGGATCGCCGAGCGCGATCTTCAGACCGCGAACCTGTCGGTCAATCCGGTCTACGCCCGTCCCGATCGGGACTCCGACAATTCCGAGGCGCGCATCACCGGCTACGAAGCGCGCAACGAGGTCAGCGCCCTGGTCCGCGACATCAGCGATATCGGCGCAGTGATCGACGCCATGTTCGAGGCCGGCGCGAACACGCTTCAGGGCGTGCAGTTTCTCTCGAGCGAAGCGGAGGGCGCGCGCGATGAAGCCCGCCGCCGGGCGGTCGCCGAGCTGATGGCGCTGCGCGATCTCTACGCCGAGGCCGCCGGGTTCACCATCGTCGGGCTTGAAAGCTTCACCGAGAGCGGCGGCATGCGGCCCCAGATCGTGATGACGGCGGCGCGTATGGAGAGCATGGACATGAGAACCCCCGTCGCGCCGGGCGAGCTGACGGTTCGGGTCCAGGTCAGCGCGAGCTGGGAAATCGAAGGCTAG
- a CDS encoding alpha-ketoglutarate-dependent dioxygenase AlkB — protein MADSVSLPPGARLIRDFVSEQAGDRLLTAIDTSTWRADLKRRVQHYGWRYDYRERRVTSDMRLGALPDWLLPVAEAFGDLPEFDRRPDQVIVNEYLPGQGISAHVDCEPCFGPAVASLSLGGRTEMVFRNRRSGERRPLMLAPLNLLILAGEARYDWTHEIPARKSDMIGGMRQPRKRRVSLTFRTVTL, from the coding sequence ATGGCGGACTCGGTGAGTTTACCGCCCGGCGCACGTCTCATTCGCGACTTCGTGTCGGAGCAGGCCGGTGACCGACTTCTCACAGCGATAGACACATCAACCTGGCGCGCGGATCTGAAACGGCGCGTGCAGCACTACGGCTGGCGGTACGACTATCGCGAGCGTCGCGTAACGAGCGACATGCGGCTCGGCGCGCTGCCGGACTGGCTTCTTCCCGTCGCCGAGGCTTTTGGAGATCTGCCGGAGTTTGATCGGCGACCCGACCAGGTGATCGTGAACGAGTATCTTCCCGGGCAAGGCATTTCCGCCCATGTCGATTGCGAGCCGTGCTTCGGGCCAGCGGTCGCTTCGCTCAGTCTTGGCGGTCGGACGGAGATGGTGTTCAGAAACCGAAGGAGCGGAGAGCGGCGACCATTGATGCTCGCTCCGCTTAACCTCCTGATCCTGGCCGGCGAGGCGCGCTATGACTGGACGCACGAGATTCCGGCGCGCAAATCCGACATGATCGGGGGAATGCGCCAGCCCAGAAAACGCCGCGTGTCGCTGACCTTCCGGACAGTGACGCTATAG